taaaaatgtgTTGACAAGTTTTTGAGACataggattttgaaaaaaaaatcaatatttttttaaaaatccaaacaataaaaaattgcccttttaataatcaaatattgtcaatgcaatataagagcttaataaaataagttgctgagaaaattaaaaaacaaaataacggttctatgagcgatacctttcctgagcaatacaaaaatatgtttttcttattaaaagaaaccaagtttaaaaataaaattttagggaaaaattaaaaaaaatctaatctgctcaaaaccttaacttccaagtttgaactcaatcgacccaatggtttaggctgtaggagcgtggacagacagacaaaacagaccggtcGTAATCgcggtacccacttttttcgacttctctaccatcgtaatatcatgtttgattaaaatctcgagttcgaatttttgcacgaatgcaaaacttgcgaTATACAGTGGCGAGCAAAATAATAGCActgtaatatgtatgtatgtataatgtatgtagttcctatatgtcgcaagtaaaaattgaattatagtaaaatagatcttagggccgacaGGCGTTAGTATTCAAATTAGTATTAagtattttagtttaatttagagTGCCGTATGGGGCCATTAAGGTTTGGTTAATTAGTCTAGTTTTATGactttttgtctagctttaagataggtttatgattgaattaataaaaatgaattaaaaaaagtgtgttttgcTGTCATGTCTTCCTTGTTATCCATGTCTGTtactaaaacaaacatttaaaaatgtcaaacaaattaaCATCACTATTGAAGAATAGaagtcttaaattttaaaggatGCGTTTATATCAGGGCAGGTCTCGAAGTAGTGCAGGAGGTTTAAGGGAAGGCCTCAAATTATAAAAGGATAAAGGAAAAATAGTACAATGGCACGTTTGCAGGTTTTTATTTGGGACGAATGTACGATGACCCACAAGGGGTCACTAGGGGCGCTAGATAGAACTCTGAAAGTTTTTTTGtgataacttaaatatttttgatggaGCTATGATTTGGTTGTCCGGTAATTTTCGGTTATTCCATTATCAACTGCAGCATgtgaacggtttttttttcaattttggtgcCCCTTggctgccattttgttttgatgacatttgtcaaatcttttgtttcagATGTTTAAGCCAAATCAACATCGCAAGTTACCCGCTTGAACAGCACGTGTTGTTGCGCAGTCCCAAATAATAAAGATTGTAAACTGGTaggttttcaaaatacaattttatttctaaaaaaatacaaattcattttGACTTTGGctaacctcaaaaaatactCACAATTTGGTAAGACTTCTGTCTGTAATGCGTGCAACAACATGAATATTCTGTAAAATGTGGTTTTGGAATGCAATATAAGTTGACTGAACGTGCTCTTTCTAAAGGAAAGAGAcgacaatataaaataaatgaaaacttgaaaaaatgtgtttagcTTCCTGAAGACACCATCAACAGAACTGTGACTCGATGACATTCCGGGAGCCGTCTGAGAACTAGATCTTAGTTTGAAGACTTTACATCAAGAACAGCGAGTCTACCAACCGATCGCTTAGATTTTACTCTTCCGCCAACTCGAACGGATTTCGTTTGGTTCAATAACGATGACGATATCATTAAGCTGTATAGGTTTTGTGTCCTTAAACCACTTTGATCTCCTAGTGATTACGGGCAAATATTCAGCGTACCATCTTTTGGTTAGCTCAGACATTAAGTGTTGGGATCTGCGACCATAAAGTTTGCTGCAGAAATCGTTTTCATGAAAAATTCCGGGGGCCGTAACGTCACGATCATCCTCACCAAATAGCATTGAGTTCGGCGATAGTGGTTTGGGATCTTCAGGATCGACCGGGATGTGAGTGAGCGGACGGCGGTTTATTTGGCATTGAGCCTCCATGAGTGCGTTCCGCAAAACGTCCTCCCTAAGAACGAGAACCTGTAGCACGAAATTCACACTCTTCTTAATGGATTGAATGAGACGCTCCCATGCTCCACCCATCCAAGGCGAATAAGCTGGAATGAACCGCCATAATACGCCCTCATACTTTGAAGAATATTCGCAAAGTGAAGTCTGCATCTCTTTGACATCTTTTTCCagcaaattttttgttccaACGAAATTGAGACCGTTGTCGCTATAGAAATACTTGGTTACGACTCGGTTTATAAGGAAACGTCTGACAGACATATAACATTGATCCAAGCTCAGATCATTTAGCAATTCGATCTGCACTGCTCTAAAAGTTAGGCATGTGAAGATCATACCGTAACTTTTTACAGTGCTTCGATTGATTTTTACTGACATGGGTCCGAAACAATCCACGCCGACATGGGTAAAGGGCCTGGAATCAAAGGCTAGGCGAGCCGGTGGAAGCTGTCCCATTGCCGGCATGACTGCTCTGGCCTTGAGACGCTTGCACATAAAGCACCCTTTTCTCACTCGATCAACCGCTCCTCGAATGCTAATGATCCACGCAATTTCTCGAATGTCGGATATTACAGTGGCAGTCCCCATATGGAAATTCCTTTGGTGATGATGTTCAATGAAAAAGTCGACCAATGGATGGGTTTTAGGAAAAATTGCCGGATTGCGAGAAGAATATGAGCAGTTAGCCTTTTGCGCTCTTGACCGCATTCGCAACGTTCCATCATCATCCAAAAACGGCGATAAACTTAGTATCGAACTTGAAGCACTGACATTACCGCTCATCCTTAACGAAGCGATGTCATTGGGGAAGGCTTCTTCCTGAATCCTTCTGAACATCCAATCTTCAGCATGCCAGAACTCAACGGGTGTGACAAAAACTTCATAAGCGATGGGCTTCTTCTGAAGTAGGTGTTTGAATCGAAAAAAAAGGCGATGGCTCTGATGGAAAAAGACCATCTGGCTTGAAAtctggaagaaagcatgtcatACGCTCCGTAATTGCTTCGTGGTTTAAGAACGTGAAATAACGTTTTCGCTGACTTTTCCTTAACCATCACTAGCTCAGAGTCGGCTTTGAATGACGAAATGGGCCAGTCCTCAAagggaagttttaaaaaatctggaCCTTTAAACCATCTGGTATCTTGGTCTCCCATTGATTTTTCGAATCGTTTTGTGCCATAATCGGCCACGTTGTCGTTAGACCGAATGTGGAACCATTGGCGGGGAGAAGTAGTGTCCAAGATTTCACCCACCCGCGTTGCGACAAAGGCAGGTAGTCTATTTGAGCAGTTTATCCATGAAAGCACCGTCTTCGAATCACTAAGGAACAGTACTTCGTAAATATGCAACGTATGTGACTCTTTGATTGTAGTTGCCAAACGAACGCCAAGTACCGCAGCTTGCAACTCCAAGCGAGGGATGGataattgtttaaggggtgccACTTTCGCCTTTGCCATGGCTACCGAAACCTCAACATCACCGTCGCGGTCAAAACGTAAGTAGGCCACTGAAGCAAACGCCTTCTCCGAAGCGTCGGCAAAAACCACCAGACTAAACTTAGATTCGTCGGGATCCCACGAAACGTAACGCCTGGGAACTTTGATGCTCTCAATCTGCTTGAGATCCTTGATGAAATCCCGCCATAGACGTCTTAAATCTGAAGTCACTGGTTCATCCCACTCGAAGCCTTCTCTCCATACTTCTTGAAGTAAAATTCGGCCGCGGATTATAAATACAGAAGCAATTCCCAGAGGATCAAATATCTTCATAATGGTCTTCAGCATCTTTCGTTTTGTGATCACAGCATCTTCGGTTAGCATTTCTTCTAAAGTCTCGTATTCCGAAAGTCAGTATGAAAAGTGGTCATGGGACGTATACCAAAACATACCTAAGACTTTGGACATAATATGATCACTTTCATTTGGATTAATGCTTACTAATTTAGAATTCACGTTACCCTCCGGCATCTGATCCAAAAACTCACGGCTATTTGATTGTATTCCAACCAAATCAAAATTCATCGAATGACATATACGAATCGTATCTTTCGTAACGGCAACAGCTTCTTCAATTGAGTTGTGACTACTCAAATAGTCATCTACGTATGTCCGTTTGGTTAACCCATTCACTGCTTCGGGACACTCTTCTTTAAAGAGATTAGCATGGTGATTTTTCACATACTGGGCGCATGATGGTGAACATCGGGGACCAAACATCATGACCTGCATGATGTAGACTGTTGGCTCCCTCGATGTATCTCCGTCTCTCCATAAAATCCGTTGACATTGCTGGTCCTCGGCCTTGATACGTATTCTGTGGAACATCTCACGTACATCTGCGTTCACAGCCACTTGGCGTTCTCGGAACTTAAAGATTCCAGCATGTAATGGAACTAAGTTGTCTGGTCCCTTCATCAAATGACTATTTAGAGAAATACCATTGATCTTAGCTGCTACGTCCGCGACGCATCTTGGCTTCGGTGGGGACTTGTTAGGGTTTACTACTATAAAAAAGAGCGTACCAGACGCGGTCCCATTCTCTCTCCAACTCTTCCTTTGATGCAATCCTAGCATACCCTTTGGAAAGCAGACttgcaaaataattgttttgccATTCCAGCAGCTCCGGCTTCCTTGTCAAAGACTTCTCTAGCACCTGAAGACCTTTAAAGGCCATGTTGTAGCTCTCAGGTAATTTCACATTGTCCGAATCCCATAAAAGGCCAATCTCATATTGTCTGTCAACTAGTTTAAGTGAACGTTCCATAATGTCTAGGGATCGACTTACTTCTCGGCTTAGAATTTCACCCTTAGGAGGCATTACACCGAACTCCTCGGTGGTAAAGTGACGATGGACAAGCTCGTGCAAATCAATCTCATCCCTAATGGCATCATGAAACATAAAATGCATAGTGGGTTTCGCCGCCTGATGAACACATGACACTTGCATCGATGGAGCTGTTCTTCCATAAACTATCTAGCCAAGAAGAGTTTTTAAAGCGTGGGGCTCTTCATCCTTCCCATAACGCTGGCCGTGACCAATGAGGAATTTAGCCTGATCCAAACCGagtaatatttttggtttggcATTCACAAGACTACAGAGTGGCAGACCACGGAGATGAGGAAAAGAACTCTTTAGACTTTCGACATCAATGGATTGACTTGCAAGCCCTAAATCCTTTattgtatataaattttttaaaatataccttttACGACTTCCAACAGCAGACACGGATAAAGAAGTCCGTCTTGAATCCTCAGTCCGACATACACCTTTAGTCCATTGTAACATGAGTTGCTCTGGTTGGCCATCTA
This window of the Eupeodes corollae chromosome 3, idEupCoro1.1, whole genome shotgun sequence genome carries:
- the LOC129950553 gene encoding uncharacterized protein LOC129950553; this encodes MHFMFHDAIRDEIDLHELVHRHFTTEEFGVMPPKGEILSREVSRSLDIMERSLKLVDRQYEIGLLWDSDNVKLPESYNMAFKGLQVLEKSLTRKPELLEWQNNYFASLLSKGYARIASKEELEREWDRVCHLMKGPDNLVPLHAGIFKFRERQVAVNADVREMFHRIRIKAEDQQCQRILWRDGDTSREPTVYIMQVMMFGPRCSPSCAQYVKNHHANLFKEECPEAVNGLTKRTYVDDYLSSHNSIEEAVAVTKDTIRICHSMNFDLVGIQSNSREFLDQMPEGNVNSKLVSINPNESDHIMSKVLEEMLTEDAVITKRKMLKTIMKIFDPLGIASVFIIRGRILLQEVWREGFEWDEPVTSDLRRLWRDFIKDLKQIESIKVPRRYVSWDPDESKFSLVVFADASEKAFASVAYLRFDRDGDVEVSVAMAKAKVAPLKQLSIPRLELQAAVLGVRLATTIKESHTLHIYEVLFLSDSKTVLSWINCSNRLPAFVATRVGEILDTTSPRQWFHIRSNDNVADYGTKRFEKSMGDQDTRWFKGPDFLKLPFEDWPISSFKADSELVMVKEKSAKTLFHKKPIAYEVFVTPVEFWHAEDWMFRRIQEEAFPNDIASLRMSGNVSASSSILSLSPFLDDDGTLRMRSRAQKANCSYSSRNPAIFPKTHPLVDFFIEHHHQRNFHMGTATVISDIREIAWIISIRGAVDRVRKGCFMCKRLKARAVMPAMGQLPPARLAFDSRPFTHVGVDCFGPMSVKINRSTVKSYGMIFTCLTFRAVQIELLNDLSLDQCYMSVRRFLINRVVTKYFYSDNGLNFVGTKNLLEKDVKEMQTSLCEYSSKYEGVLWRFIPAYSPWMGGAWERLIQSIKKSVNFVLQVLVLREDVLRNALMEAQCQINRRPLTHIPVDPEDPKPLSPNSMLFGEDDRDVTAPGIFHENDFCSKLYGRRSQHLMSELTKRWYAEYLPVITRRSKWFKDTKPIQLNDIVIVIEPNEIRSSWRKSKI